One genomic segment of Cellulophaga sp. HaHaR_3_176 includes these proteins:
- the ruvA gene encoding Holliday junction branch migration protein RuvA has product MIHHLKGKLVEKNPTNVVIECNGVGYFVNISLHTFSKITDTENIQLFTHLQVKEDSHTLFGFSEKSEREIFRLLLSVSGIGSSTARTMLSSMSPIQVRDAIAVGDVPAIQSIKGIGAKTAQRVILDLKDKVLKIYDIDEVSAISNNTNKDEALSALEVLGFIRKQSEKIVDKVLSQDASLSVEDIIKLSLKNL; this is encoded by the coding sequence TTTAAAAGGAAAATTAGTAGAAAAAAATCCTACAAATGTAGTTATCGAGTGCAATGGTGTAGGGTATTTTGTAAATATATCATTACATACTTTTTCAAAGATTACTGATACTGAAAATATTCAGTTATTTACGCATCTTCAGGTAAAAGAAGATTCACATACGTTATTTGGTTTTTCAGAAAAATCAGAAAGAGAAATTTTCAGGTTATTACTTTCTGTTTCAGGAATCGGATCTAGCACAGCTAGAACAATGTTATCATCAATGTCTCCTATTCAAGTAAGAGATGCAATTGCTGTAGGAGATGTTCCTGCAATACAATCGATTAAAGGTATTGGAGCAAAAACAGCACAGCGAGTTATTTTAGATTTGAAAGACAAAGTTTTAAAAATCTATGATATTGATGAAGTTTCCGCTATTTCAAACAATACAAATAAAGATGAAGCGTTATCTGCTTTAGAGGTTCTTGGTTTTATACGTAAGCAATCAGAAAAAATTGTAGACAAAGTTTTAAGCCAAGACGCTTCCCTTAGCGTGGAAGACATCATTAAGCTTTCGCTTAAAAATTTGTAA